The following is a genomic window from bacterium.
ACATTTAGAAATGTCCGCTTTTAAAACATTTAGAAATGTCCTATTTTGTTAAGATTAGTAGTAGTAAATTTTTCTTTTTGATCAAACTTTTTCTTTTTGTTAATTATGTGCATATTGTGGATAACTCCTTGTCTTGTATTTTCTCCATGGATGGTCTTTTGGCGGTATGTAGACTTTTCTTATTTTAAATTCATATGGGTTTTTCCCATCATTAGCCTTCTTTGGTCTCTTTGTTATTTCTCTGTGGTTTAAAGTTTCCCCTTTGTATTGTATTGATATTCTCTCATCTATATGCTCGCAGACTAAAACTTTCTTTGCTCTTATCAGATTCTCTACCTGATAAAGCTTATTATCATGGCTTATTGTAAAATCATTTTTTAATACCCTCTTTGTCTTCCGGCAGAGAATATCATCCAGATTTGTACCTTCAGGGACTGTTCTATGTAAATCTGTTTTCTTTGCCGGCTCAACACTGAACCTCTCGTCATAGATTGGTAAATATTCCTCCAGAAACTTGTTGCCGTCTTCTTTTGTCTTAACTTCCTTAAGTCTCATTTCCTTTATTAGTCTATCCTGAAACGTCTTAAAAAGTCTTTCTATCCTTCCTTTTGCCTGCGGAGAGTCCGCATGTATTACATCTACTCCTAGCTCCTCACACGCTCTCTCAAATTGACTTAACGGCTTTCTATTATTTAATTCATCTTCTTTTGTCGGTTTCCCGTTAGATTTGTATGTTGTATGCTTGTCCAAATATATGCTGTTTGGAATACCGTTTTTTTCTATATACTTCTTGAAACTATCCATCGCAGGCATTGTTCCTTCATGATCATAAAACTTTCCAAATGTCTTGCTTGTTGCATCGTCTATGTATCCCATTAAAACCAGCTTAGGACCTCTCCCTTCCAGCCAATCATGATGCGATCCATCCATCTGTACCATTTCTCCAAAGCATTGCTTTCTTTCCCGCCATTGACAATGCTCTTTGTTACCGCGGCTTACTTTCCATTCTCCTTCTACTATGAGCCAGTTACGCAAAGTCTGAGTGCCTATCTCTATCTTATCTATTTCCAAAAGTTTTTCATTAGCAAGTAGTGGCCCAAATCCCTTGTATTTCTCTTTGTACAGACCTATGACCATGGACTTTATCTTCTTGGATATTGCTGCGTTTGATGGCTTCCCTCGTGATTTATGAACTATCCCTTTATCTCCTTCTCTACGAACTGTTTTTACTATTCTCCTTATCTGCCTCTCGCTCAAATTTAAAACA
Proteins encoded in this region:
- a CDS encoding ISNCY family transposase; its protein translation is MAERDIIMASQRELKRLHVIRKVLDKELKQVEAKDVLNLSERQIRRIVKTVRREGDKGIVHKSRGKPSNAAISKKIKSMVIGLYKEKYKGFGPLLANEKLLEIDKIEIGTQTLRNWLIVEGEWKVSRGNKEHCQWRERKQCFGEMVQMDGSHHDWLEGRGPKLVLMGYIDDATSKTFGKFYDHEGTMPAMDSFKKYIEKNGIPNSIYLDKHTTYKSNGKPTKEDELNNRKPLSQFERACEELGVDVIHADSPQAKGRIERLFKTFQDRLIKEMRLKEVKTKEDGNKFLEEYLPIYDERFSVEPAKKTDLHRTVPEGTNLDDILCRKTKRVLKNDFTISHDNKLYQVENLIRAKKVLVCEHIDERISIQYKGETLNHREITKRPKKANDGKNPYEFKIRKVYIPPKDHPWRKYKTRSYPQYAHN